DNA sequence from the Alphaproteobacteria bacterium genome:
CGAACCCGCTATTTTCGCGCGTATCCGCAGCGTCCTTCTGCCCAAGGATTATGTGCGCCTATGCATGACGGGCGACAAGGCCTCGGACATGGCCGACAGCGCGGGAACGCTGTGGCTGGACGTCGCCGGGCGGCGCTGGAGCAAAACGATGCTTGACGCCTGCTGCCTGACCGAGGCGCATATGCCCTCTTTGCATGAAGGCACCGCCATCACCGGCACGCTCCGGCCTGAGATTGCCGCGCGTTGGGGGATGCAGCAGGTTCCGGTCGCGGCGGGTGGCGGCGACAATGCCGCCGGCGCAGCGGGGACCGGCGTCATCAGCGATGGCGATGCGGCGCTTTCGCTCGGCACGTCAGGAGTCATTTTTGTCGCTACGAAAGATTTCAGACCCAATCCAGCGCGCGCGGTTCACGCTTTTTGTCACTCCCTGCCGAATATGTGGCACCAGATGTCGGTCCATCTTTCCGCTGCCTGCTGCCTGCACTGGGCGGCGCGGCAGATGGGGCTAGACGGGCACGTCCCCCTGCTCGCTTTGGCCGAGCAATGCGGCCCCGCCGCCGGGCCGGAATTGTTCCTGCCCTATCTCTCCGGCGAACGCACCCCCCATAACGACCCGCATGTGCGCGGCGCGTTCCTTGGCCTGAGCCATGAGACCGACCCCGCCCGCCTCGCCACCGCTGTGCTGGAAGGCGTCGCCTTCGCCCATGCGGACGGGCTGGATGCGCTGCGCGAGGCCGGAACGCGGGTCGAGACGCTGTCCGTCATCGGCGGCGGCGCTCGCTCGCTCCATTGGGGCAAGATTTTCGCCGCCGCGCTCGGCGTGCCGCTTGTCTATCTTGAAGGCGGCGATGTCGGCCCGGCGCTGGGCGCCGCGCGGCTCGCGCAGATAGCTGTCACCGGCGACAGCGCGGCCACGGTCTGCGCCCGCCCGCCCGTCAGTCATGTCATAGAGCCTGATCCCGTCCTCGCGGAACAGCTCGCCCCGAAACGTAACCGGTTCCGCTCCGCTTATGCCGCTATTCGTCAACTCTGAAAGGAAAGTCTATGTCTGCTGACTATTTCGCCTCGTTCGACACCATCCGCTATCAGGGGCCGGACGCGAAGGAAGACCTCGCCTATCGCTGGTACGACAAGGATAAGATCGTGCTCGGCAAGAGCATGGAAGATCACCTGCGCTTCGCGGTATGCTTCTGGCATACATTCTGCTGGCCGGGCAGCGACGTCTTCGGCGGCGGAACCTTCAACCGTCCATGGCACGCGGGGCCCAATGACGCCGAGAGCGCCAAGGCCAAGCGCGAGGCCGCGCTGGCCTTCATCGAAAAACTCGATCTGCCTTTCTATTGCTTCCACGATGTCGACGTAATGGCCGACGCGAATGACGTGGCCGCGTTCCGCCGCAGCTTTGCCGAAGCGGTCGATCATCTGGAAGCTCTGCAATCCAAGCATCGCCGCAAACTGCTGTGGGGCACGGCCAATCTGTTCAGCCATCCGCGCTATATGGCGGGCGCGTCGACCAATCCCGATCCGGAAGTCTTCGCCTGGGCGGCGATGCAGGTGCGCGACTGTATCGAGGCCACGCACCGCCTCGGCGGCGCGAATTACGTGCTGTGGGGCGGACGCGAGGGATATGACACGCTTCTCAACACCGAGCTTGCCATCGAGCAGGAGAATTTCGGGCGGTTCCTCTCGCTGGTGGTCGAGCACAAGCACAAGATCGGCTTCAAGGGCATGATCCTGATCGAGCCGAAACCCCATGAGCCGACGAAGCATCAGTACGATTTCGACACCCAGACGGTTTATGGCTTCCTCAAGCGCTTCGGACTGGAAAAAGAGGTCAAGGTCAATATCGAAGCCAATCACGCCACGCTGTCGGGCCATACGTTCGAACATGAGATCGCCATGGCGCGCACGCTTGGCATCTTCGGCTCGATCGACGCCAACCGGGGCGACCCTCAGAACGGCTGGGACACCGACCAGTTTCCCAATTCGGTCGAGGAATTGACCCTCGCCATGCTGGAAATCATCCGCGCGGGCGGTTTCACCAGCGGCGGCTTCAACTTCGACGCCAAAGTCAGGCGTCAAAGCATTGACGCAGCTGACTTATTTCACGGCCATATCGGCGGCGTCGACATCATCGCGAAAGCCCTGCTGAAAGCGGCGGCGATCATCGAGGACGGGCGTCTCGACGCCTTCCGCAAGGAACGCTATGCGGGCTGGGGCGGCAAGCTCGGCCAGACGATCCGCGCTCCCGGAACGTCGCTCGCCGAGATCGCGGATACCGCCGTGAAAGGCAGCCTCGCGCCGAAGCCGGTTTCCGGCCGCCAGGAATGGCTGGAAAATCTGGTCAACCGGTTCTGATGCTCGAACTGGAAGCGGGCGAGTACCGGCTGGTTCTGGATCCGGAGCGCGGCGGCTCGGTCGCCCGCTTCGACTGGCGCGGCGAAGCGCTGATGCGTCCGACATGCGGCCCTTCGATCGTTGATACGGCCTGTTTTCCGCTGGTTCCGTTCTCCAACCGGATCGCACATGGACGGTTCGCGGCAAGCGGACGCCAAGTCGGGAT
Encoded proteins:
- the xylB gene encoding xylulokinase, with the translated sequence MFLGIDIGTSGVKAVIVSATGAVLGQATVPLSVSRPQELWSEQDAGDWWTATEAAVLAIAPELRATVKGVGLAGQMHGATLLGDDDKPLRPAILWNDGRSFAECEELERLAPQSRAITGNIAMPGFTAPKLLWVRAHEPAIFARIRSVLLPKDYVRLCMTGDKASDMADSAGTLWLDVAGRRWSKTMLDACCLTEAHMPSLHEGTAITGTLRPEIAARWGMQQVPVAAGGGDNAAGAAGTGVISDGDAALSLGTSGVIFVATKDFRPNPARAVHAFCHSLPNMWHQMSVHLSAACCLHWAARQMGLDGHVPLLALAEQCGPAAGPELFLPYLSGERTPHNDPHVRGAFLGLSHETDPARLATAVLEGVAFAHADGLDALREAGTRVETLSVIGGGARSLHWGKIFAAALGVPLVYLEGGDVGPALGAARLAQIAVTGDSAATVCARPPVSHVIEPDPVLAEQLAPKRNRFRSAYAAIRQL
- the xylA gene encoding xylose isomerase; its protein translation is MSADYFASFDTIRYQGPDAKEDLAYRWYDKDKIVLGKSMEDHLRFAVCFWHTFCWPGSDVFGGGTFNRPWHAGPNDAESAKAKREAALAFIEKLDLPFYCFHDVDVMADANDVAAFRRSFAEAVDHLEALQSKHRRKLLWGTANLFSHPRYMAGASTNPDPEVFAWAAMQVRDCIEATHRLGGANYVLWGGREGYDTLLNTELAIEQENFGRFLSLVVEHKHKIGFKGMILIEPKPHEPTKHQYDFDTQTVYGFLKRFGLEKEVKVNIEANHATLSGHTFEHEIAMARTLGIFGSIDANRGDPQNGWDTDQFPNSVEELTLAMLEIIRAGGFTSGGFNFDAKVRRQSIDAADLFHGHIGGVDIIAKALLKAAAIIEDGRLDAFRKERYAGWGGKLGQTIRAPGTSLAEIADTAVKGSLAPKPVSGRQEWLENLVNRF